The Procambarus clarkii isolate CNS0578487 chromosome 56, FALCON_Pclarkii_2.0, whole genome shotgun sequence genome includes a region encoding these proteins:
- the LOC123750535 gene encoding uncharacterized protein isoform X2, which produces MNLIMIKKVCVLVFFVSWGQVRSQYDVLPTLGRRPGASPVAIQQPVPSRAVWFVNGPTEISVEAEEQRSGGIGRFVNGPTGISVEAEQQSRGQPPRFVNGPTGISVEAEQQSRGQPPRFVNGPTGISVEAEEQVSNQAPSFVGKSAGISHPTDEHQPDEVTYDIINNTGSPVTGEQEQTRSSSRGVFSPDPGDDRLKEQLPPGLHIDTADWSKDSVYWSFKGGDWSLVDLPDPAHPALPAPVLPGPALLVVTQEFLKKVYIQREVRGLTNVTLHYRFFLSQGDGPHGVPELKVYQVTDKSQLLVSEMARGSWLDRTLHLPGPVPFTIVFEGRLSKEGNEIALDDVTISGISEGEVGHGERELLQDDIPELHDLNATTKTTTANEGAVVSFTGPGQIQEISPKNATKLSDEILKKTDNVSSKTEVKTLSRNNTTETPIDAAQVTSTAGVDVAAENSPEIKTNATEMHISSEDRESPEQVQTTTVDSSDVIQTTIESITEASELIHEDNDKEAHNFTADGELNMKENDTISTVGEKIIGETEEADYNSSSNTGKIGEENESVQNTTEDLEAKVGDSETSTLISTTTSDLPSGRDITEELRETTLTYNDANESEDTTSINVNSQPTTDFSQNQRTSQETLSINTTTFSPPINTEPSVYLQTSQRNSKATVDVPRGTQSPKSTSDISRASQPTTGFRGTITPWGYPSKSTTMQPSYIPPSGDMTSASPEVSEEMHVSNASWGIFQFFLALCLVGLIALGFLYWRKKRRQDDEIPVFTRSSYADYHNPTFTPEDDANFPSRGPRHNYKSFE; this is translated from the exons ATGAATTTAATTATGATAAAGAAAGTTTGTGTGTTAGTGTTTTTTGTGTCGTGGGGCCAAGTGAGGTCTCAATATGACGTTCTTCCAACTTTGGGCAGACGCCCTGGGGCCAGCCCTGTAGCCATCCAACAGCCAGTGCCCAGTAGGGCCGTTTGGTTCGTCAACGGCCCAACGGAAATATCTGTTGAAGCTGAGGAACAGAGGTCAGGCGGAATAGGTAGATTTGTCAACGGCCCAACAGGCATATCTGTTGAAGCAGAGCAACAAAGTCGAGGCCAGCCTCCAAGGTTCGTGAACGGACCAACAGGCATATCTGTTGAAGCAGAGCAACAAAGTCGAGGCCAGCCTCCAAGGTTCGTGAACGGACCAACAGGCATATCTGTTGAAGCAGAAGAACAAGTATCCAACCAGGCCCCGAGCTTCGTGGGCAAGTCTGCTGGCATATCCCATCCAACAGACGAACACCAGCCAGACGAGGTCACTTATGACATCATTAACAACACCGGAAGTCCAGTGACGGGTGAACAAGAACAAACGAGGTCAAGCAGCCGAGGCGTGTTCTCTCCTGACCCTGGAGATGACCGTCTCAAGGAACAG CTGCCGCCAGGGTTACACATCGACACCGCTGATTGGTCGAAGGACTCGGTGTACTGGAGCTTCAAGGGCGGTGATTGGTCCCTGGTGGACTTGCCAGATCCCGCCCATCCCGCCCTGCCCGCCCCTGTCCTACCTGGACCTGCACTTCTGGTTGTCACTCAGGAGTTCCTCAAGAAG GTGTACATACAGAGGGAGGTGAGAGGCCTGACGAAcgtgacccttcactaccgcTTCTTCCTGAGTCAAGGCGACGGTCCCCACGGCGTGCCTGAGCTCAAG GTGTATCAGGTGACGGACAAAAGCCAACTGCTGGTTTCAGAGATGGCTCGGGGCTCCTGGCTAGATCGCACACTCCACCTGCCGGGGCCTGTCCCGTTCACA ATTGTCTTCGAAGGACGCCTCAGCAAAGAAGGAAATGAGATAGCTCTTGATGATGTGACTATCAGCGGCATCAGCGAGGGAGAGGTTGGACATGGCGAGAGGGAACTCCTCCAGGACGATATTCCAGAACTTCACGATCTTAATGCCACCACTAAGACGACGACTGCCAACGAAGGAGCGGTCGTCTCTTTTACTGGACCGGGTCAAATACAAGAAATAAGTCCAAAAAATGCAACAAAATTGTCAGATGAAATTTTGAAGAAAACGGACAATGTATCATCAAAAACAGAAGTAAAAACACTAAGTCGCAACAATACGACGGAGACTCCTATAGATGCTGCACAAGTTACCTCAACAGCAGGAGTGGACGTGGCCGCCGAGAACAGCCCTGAGATCAAGACTAATGCGACTGAGATGCATATCTCTTCCGAAGATCGCGAAAGTCCTGAACAGGTTCAGACAACAACAGTTGATAGCTCTGACGTAATTCAAACCACAATTGAAAGTATTACAGAAGCTAGCGAGCTGATTCACGAAGATAACGACAAAGAAGCTCATAATTTTACAGCAGATGGTGAACTAAATATGAAAGAAAATGATACGATCAGTACAGTTGGTGAAAAGATTATCGGGGAGACTGAGGAGGCGGACTATAACTCCTCATCAAATACTGGTAAAATTGGTGAGGAAAATGAGTCGGTACAAAACACTACGGAAGATCTAGAGGCTAAAGTCGGAGATAGCGAAACATCGACTCTTATTTCAACCACTACAAGCGATCTACCGAGCGGGAGAGATATCACCGAAGAGCTACGAGAAACAACTTTGACTTACAATGATGCAAATGAATCAGAAGACACTACTAGTATAAATGTTAACTCACAACCTACCACAGATTTCTCCCAAAACCAACGTACCTCGCAAGAAACATTGTCAATAAATACCACAACTTTCAGCCCTCCAATCAACACTGAACCCTCCGTATACCTCCAGACTTCCCAGAGGAATTCCAAGGCAACTGTCGACGTTCCTAGAGGCACACAAAGCCCTAAAAGCACTTCAGATATATCCCGCGCCTCTCAGCCGACTACAGGCTTTAGAGGCACCATAACCCCCTGGGGCTATCCCAGTAAAAGCACCACAATGCAGCCCAGTTATATCCCACCTTCAGGAGACATGACCAGCGCATCTCCTGAGGTGTCTGAGGAAATGCATGTGTCGAACGCCTCATGGGGCATCTTCCAATTCTTCTTGGCCCTGTGTCTCGTTGGCCTCATAGCCCTTGGATTTCTTTACTGGCGAAAAAAGCGGCGACAAGACGACGAGATACCAGTGTTTACCAGATCTTCATACGCCGACTACCACAACCCGACCTTCACCCCAGAGGACGACGCCAACTTCCCCTCGCGCGGGCCACGACACAACTACAAGTCATTCGAGTAG
- the LOC123750535 gene encoding uncharacterized protein isoform X1: protein MNLIMIKKVCVLVFFVSWGQVRSQYDVLPTLGRRPGASPVAIQQPVPSRAVWFVNGPTEISVEAEEQRSGGIGRFVNGPTGISVEAEQQSRGQPPRFVNGPTGISVEAEQQSRGQPPRFVNGPTGISVEAEEQVSNQAPSFVGKSAGISHPTDEHQPDEVTYDIINNTGSPVTGEQEQTRSSSRGVFSPDPGDDRLKEQQLPPGLHIDTADWSKDSVYWSFKGGDWSLVDLPDPAHPALPAPVLPGPALLVVTQEFLKKVYIQREVRGLTNVTLHYRFFLSQGDGPHGVPELKVYQVTDKSQLLVSEMARGSWLDRTLHLPGPVPFTIVFEGRLSKEGNEIALDDVTISGISEGEVGHGERELLQDDIPELHDLNATTKTTTANEGAVVSFTGPGQIQEISPKNATKLSDEILKKTDNVSSKTEVKTLSRNNTTETPIDAAQVTSTAGVDVAAENSPEIKTNATEMHISSEDRESPEQVQTTTVDSSDVIQTTIESITEASELIHEDNDKEAHNFTADGELNMKENDTISTVGEKIIGETEEADYNSSSNTGKIGEENESVQNTTEDLEAKVGDSETSTLISTTTSDLPSGRDITEELRETTLTYNDANESEDTTSINVNSQPTTDFSQNQRTSQETLSINTTTFSPPINTEPSVYLQTSQRNSKATVDVPRGTQSPKSTSDISRASQPTTGFRGTITPWGYPSKSTTMQPSYIPPSGDMTSASPEVSEEMHVSNASWGIFQFFLALCLVGLIALGFLYWRKKRRQDDEIPVFTRSSYADYHNPTFTPEDDANFPSRGPRHNYKSFE, encoded by the exons ATGAATTTAATTATGATAAAGAAAGTTTGTGTGTTAGTGTTTTTTGTGTCGTGGGGCCAAGTGAGGTCTCAATATGACGTTCTTCCAACTTTGGGCAGACGCCCTGGGGCCAGCCCTGTAGCCATCCAACAGCCAGTGCCCAGTAGGGCCGTTTGGTTCGTCAACGGCCCAACGGAAATATCTGTTGAAGCTGAGGAACAGAGGTCAGGCGGAATAGGTAGATTTGTCAACGGCCCAACAGGCATATCTGTTGAAGCAGAGCAACAAAGTCGAGGCCAGCCTCCAAGGTTCGTGAACGGACCAACAGGCATATCTGTTGAAGCAGAGCAACAAAGTCGAGGCCAGCCTCCAAGGTTCGTGAACGGACCAACAGGCATATCTGTTGAAGCAGAAGAACAAGTATCCAACCAGGCCCCGAGCTTCGTGGGCAAGTCTGCTGGCATATCCCATCCAACAGACGAACACCAGCCAGACGAGGTCACTTATGACATCATTAACAACACCGGAAGTCCAGTGACGGGTGAACAAGAACAAACGAGGTCAAGCAGCCGAGGCGTGTTCTCTCCTGACCCTGGAGATGACCGTCTCAAGGAACAG CAGCTGCCGCCAGGGTTACACATCGACACCGCTGATTGGTCGAAGGACTCGGTGTACTGGAGCTTCAAGGGCGGTGATTGGTCCCTGGTGGACTTGCCAGATCCCGCCCATCCCGCCCTGCCCGCCCCTGTCCTACCTGGACCTGCACTTCTGGTTGTCACTCAGGAGTTCCTCAAGAAG GTGTACATACAGAGGGAGGTGAGAGGCCTGACGAAcgtgacccttcactaccgcTTCTTCCTGAGTCAAGGCGACGGTCCCCACGGCGTGCCTGAGCTCAAG GTGTATCAGGTGACGGACAAAAGCCAACTGCTGGTTTCAGAGATGGCTCGGGGCTCCTGGCTAGATCGCACACTCCACCTGCCGGGGCCTGTCCCGTTCACA ATTGTCTTCGAAGGACGCCTCAGCAAAGAAGGAAATGAGATAGCTCTTGATGATGTGACTATCAGCGGCATCAGCGAGGGAGAGGTTGGACATGGCGAGAGGGAACTCCTCCAGGACGATATTCCAGAACTTCACGATCTTAATGCCACCACTAAGACGACGACTGCCAACGAAGGAGCGGTCGTCTCTTTTACTGGACCGGGTCAAATACAAGAAATAAGTCCAAAAAATGCAACAAAATTGTCAGATGAAATTTTGAAGAAAACGGACAATGTATCATCAAAAACAGAAGTAAAAACACTAAGTCGCAACAATACGACGGAGACTCCTATAGATGCTGCACAAGTTACCTCAACAGCAGGAGTGGACGTGGCCGCCGAGAACAGCCCTGAGATCAAGACTAATGCGACTGAGATGCATATCTCTTCCGAAGATCGCGAAAGTCCTGAACAGGTTCAGACAACAACAGTTGATAGCTCTGACGTAATTCAAACCACAATTGAAAGTATTACAGAAGCTAGCGAGCTGATTCACGAAGATAACGACAAAGAAGCTCATAATTTTACAGCAGATGGTGAACTAAATATGAAAGAAAATGATACGATCAGTACAGTTGGTGAAAAGATTATCGGGGAGACTGAGGAGGCGGACTATAACTCCTCATCAAATACTGGTAAAATTGGTGAGGAAAATGAGTCGGTACAAAACACTACGGAAGATCTAGAGGCTAAAGTCGGAGATAGCGAAACATCGACTCTTATTTCAACCACTACAAGCGATCTACCGAGCGGGAGAGATATCACCGAAGAGCTACGAGAAACAACTTTGACTTACAATGATGCAAATGAATCAGAAGACACTACTAGTATAAATGTTAACTCACAACCTACCACAGATTTCTCCCAAAACCAACGTACCTCGCAAGAAACATTGTCAATAAATACCACAACTTTCAGCCCTCCAATCAACACTGAACCCTCCGTATACCTCCAGACTTCCCAGAGGAATTCCAAGGCAACTGTCGACGTTCCTAGAGGCACACAAAGCCCTAAAAGCACTTCAGATATATCCCGCGCCTCTCAGCCGACTACAGGCTTTAGAGGCACCATAACCCCCTGGGGCTATCCCAGTAAAAGCACCACAATGCAGCCCAGTTATATCCCACCTTCAGGAGACATGACCAGCGCATCTCCTGAGGTGTCTGAGGAAATGCATGTGTCGAACGCCTCATGGGGCATCTTCCAATTCTTCTTGGCCCTGTGTCTCGTTGGCCTCATAGCCCTTGGATTTCTTTACTGGCGAAAAAAGCGGCGACAAGACGACGAGATACCAGTGTTTACCAGATCTTCATACGCCGACTACCACAACCCGACCTTCACCCCAGAGGACGACGCCAACTTCCCCTCGCGCGGGCCACGACACAACTACAAGTCATTCGAGTAG